GCATTACTACACTGGGGTGAAGTTGGCGAAGCTAGAGGTTAACTAGAAGGATGAAGTGAGCCGCGATCGCCCATTGCTGGCTGAGCTAAACTGAGGACATGACCTCCGAGATTAAAGCCCTACCGACCGAAGTCATTCACCTCATGGCGGCTGGAGAAGTGATTGACTCCTTAGCGGCGGTGGTTCGAGAACTGGCGGAAAACGCTCTGGATGCAGGCGCAACCCGAATTAGCATTGGGCTATGGCTCGATCAATGGCGGGTTCGTGTTGCCGACAATGGCAAAAGCATGGCGATCGCGGATCTGCACCAAGCCGCCATGCCCCATAGCACTAGCAAAATTCAACGCAAAAGCGATCTTTGGCAGATCTCTAGCCTGGGCTTCCGAGGTGAAGCGCTGCATAGCCTCGCTCAACTTTCTGACCTAGAAATTTGTAGCCGCCCTAACAAAAAAGATGAAGGCTGGCATGTCGCTTACAATCACCAAGGCAACCCGGTTGAGGTCAAAACTCTGGCGATCGCTCCTGGCACGATCGTCACTGCTAGTCAAATCTTCGGTAATTGGCTCCCTCGCCGCCAAAGCGTGCCTCCTTCAACACAACAGTTACGCACCATTCAACTTACCGTGCAGCATCTGGCACTCTGCCATCCTCACGTTACTTGGCAAGTCGAGCAGAGCGATCGCCCCTGGTTTGTTCTGTGGGCAAGCCCCTCTCCACAGCAAATTTTGCCGCAAATTCTACGGGAAGTAGAAAGCACCGACCTGAGAGAAATCAGTCTTGTGGATCAACCCAATGAGGCAGATTTGCTTTCCTTGCCTGATCAAGCTCCAGGAATTTATCTGCTGCTAGGCTTACCCGATCGCTGCCATCGCCATCGCCCCGACTGGGTAAAGGTTGCAGTCAATGGTCGCGTCGTCAAAGTCCCTGAACTAGAGCAAACTATCTTTAGTAGTCTACGGCGCACTCTTCCCCGCGATCGCCATCCCGTTTGCTTTGTCCATCTTCAGGTTCCAACCGAGCAAATAGACTGGAATCGCCATCCTGCTAAAACCGAGATTTATTTACAAAATTTGGCAGACTGGCAAGAGCAAATTAGTCAAGCGATCGCCCAGACTCTTCAGCTTAGCTCTAGCATTCCTGACTCTCTCTACACTTCACGAGTCAGTACCCTGATTAAAGCCGCCGAAGCTCAAGGAAACTATGGTGTCAATTCGAGCACGAGTCAATCGGCTACAGATAGTTCTACAGGTAGTTTTACAGAGAGTTCAGTTGCAGCTTTTAGAGCGATCGCACAAGTCCGGCAAATGTATATTTTGGTCGAGCATTCTAGCGGCATGTGGCTTGTAGAACAGCATATTGCCCACGAAAGAGTCCTGTATGAGGAATTGCGCGATCGCTGGCAGCTAGTTCCTGTAGAACCACCCGTCACACTCAGCCAACTTTCCGCAGCGCAGATCCAACAGCTTGAACGCATTGGCATTCTCGTTGAACCCTTTGGTGAACAGCTTTGGGCAGCCCGCACTGTCCCTCTCTCCCTTGCACAACGCCAAGACTGCGCCGATGCTTTAGTAGAACTGAGCCAAGGCGGAGATTTAGAATCTGCTCTGGTTGCTACTGCCTGCCGCACCGCCATTCGCAATGGCACACCGCTTTCCCTATCCGAGATGCAAAACTTAATCGAGCAGTGGCAAGCTACCCGCAACCCACGCACCTGTCCCCACGGTCGTCCAATTTATCTGCCCTTAGAAGAATCCAGCTTATCGCGGTTTTTCCGGCGGCATTGGGTAGTGGGTAAGAGCCACGGGATTTAGACGGGCTAGACACTAGTAGGGGCGATCGCTGTTAACTCAAAGCAATAATTCTCAATCACCGGGTTCGACAAAAGCTGATCACACATTACGTCAAGCTGCTGCCGAGCCGCC
Above is a window of Timaviella obliquedivisa GSE-PSE-MK23-08B DNA encoding:
- the mutL gene encoding DNA mismatch repair endonuclease MutL — protein: MTSEIKALPTEVIHLMAAGEVIDSLAAVVRELAENALDAGATRISIGLWLDQWRVRVADNGKSMAIADLHQAAMPHSTSKIQRKSDLWQISSLGFRGEALHSLAQLSDLEICSRPNKKDEGWHVAYNHQGNPVEVKTLAIAPGTIVTASQIFGNWLPRRQSVPPSTQQLRTIQLTVQHLALCHPHVTWQVEQSDRPWFVLWASPSPQQILPQILREVESTDLREISLVDQPNEADLLSLPDQAPGIYLLLGLPDRCHRHRPDWVKVAVNGRVVKVPELEQTIFSSLRRTLPRDRHPVCFVHLQVPTEQIDWNRHPAKTEIYLQNLADWQEQISQAIAQTLQLSSSIPDSLYTSRVSTLIKAAEAQGNYGVNSSTSQSATDSSTGSFTESSVAAFRAIAQVRQMYILVEHSSGMWLVEQHIAHERVLYEELRDRWQLVPVEPPVTLSQLSAAQIQQLERIGILVEPFGEQLWAARTVPLSLAQRQDCADALVELSQGGDLESALVATACRTAIRNGTPLSLSEMQNLIEQWQATRNPRTCPHGRPIYLPLEESSLSRFFRRHWVVGKSHGI